A region from the Brassica napus cultivar Da-Ae chromosome C8, Da-Ae, whole genome shotgun sequence genome encodes:
- the LOC106453099 gene encoding zinc finger protein 5, which yields MSRTCESSSGSSSDKTIKLFGFELISGGNRSPEVTTADSVSSSTKNTTSFIAKRLECQYCGKEFANSQALGGHQNAHKKERLKKKRLQLQARRASIGYYLTSHHQPMTTSFQRPYKTPSYCAFSSMHVNNQMGVFNDEWSPISSQISFGNKDTSQDIIEQNGEMGKVYGGVRQNMIQFQRDLTSRSDSKRSIKSLDLHLGMAGDTV from the coding sequence ATGTCTCGCACATGCGAAAGCTCCTCAGGCTCGTCCTCCGACAAGACCATTAAACTGTTCGGCTTCGAACTCATCAGCGGTGGTAATCGTTCCCCTGAAGTCACAACGGCGGATAGTGTAAGCTCTTCAACGAAAAACACGACGTCGTTTATAGCTAAAAGACTCGAGTGCCAATACTGTGGAAAAGAGTTTGCAAATTCTCAAGCCTTGGGTGGTCACCAAAACGCTCACAAGAAGGagaggttgaagaagaagaggcttCAGCTTCAAGCTCGACGAGCTAGCATCGGCTATTATCTCACCAGCCACCACCAACCAATGACGACGTCGTTTCAGAGACCATACAAGACGCCGTCATATTGCGCCTTCTCTTCCATGCACGTGAATAATCAAATGGGTGTGTTCAATGATGAGTGGTCTCCGATTTCGTCGCAGATTAGCTTTGGTAATAAGGACACGTCTCAAGATATTATTGAACAAAATGGTGAGATGGGTAAGGTGTATGGGGGTGTGAGACAAAACATGATTCAGTTCCAGAGAGATCTGACTTCTCGTTCTGATTCGAAGAGAAGCATTAAGTCGCTGGATCTTCATCTGGGGATGGCTGGAGATACGGTATAG